The Amycolatopsis umgeniensis DNA segment GAGCTCCCGGACGATCCGCAACGACGTCGAGCGGCTGCGCGCGCTCGGCTACCCGGTGAACGCGACCCGGGGTTCCGTCGGCGGCTACCGGCTCGGCGCGGGCGCCGATCTGCCGCCGCTGCTGCTGGACGACGAGGAGGCCGTCGCCGTCGCGATAGGACTCCGCACGGCGGCCGGGGGCACCATCGCGGGCGTCGAGGAGACGTCGTTGCGCGCGCTCGCGAAGCTGGAGCAGGTGCTGCCCTCGCGGCTGAGGCGCCGCGTCAACGCGTTGCAGGCGTACACGATCCCCGTGCCCAGGGACGAACCCGGACCGCGGGTCGACGCGAAGACGCTCACCGTCCTGACGGCCGCCTGCCGCGACCACGAGCAGTTGCGTTTCGGCTACCGGGCCCACGACGGCTCGGAAAGCGTCCGCAAGGTCGAGCCGTACCGTTTGGTCAACTGGGGGCGCCGCTGGTACCTCGTCGCCTGGGACCTCGACCGCGGCGACTGGCGCACCTACCGCGTCGACAGGCTGACCCCGCGTGTCCCGATCGGACCCCGGTTCACCCCGCGCGAGCTGCCCGAGGACGTCACGGACCGGGTGCGGCGCGGCGTCTCGTCCGCCGCTTGGCGCTACCGGGCCGACGTCACCGTGCACGCACCGGCCGACGAGGTGACGGCGCGGATCAACCCGGCCGTCGGCACGGTGGAGGCCATCGACGCGGACACGTGCGTGCTGCACACCGGCGCCGACAGCATCGAGACCCTGGCCGTCCACTTAGGACTGCTCAATCACCCCTTCCGGGTCACCGAACCGCCGCAGTTGGTCGACCACCTGCGCACCTTGGCCGACCGATTCCGCGACGCCACCCGCTAGCTCCGCCCGACCACGCGTGATTGGAGACGGATCTCGCGTGTTTGGGCGGCGATCTCCCGTGTTTGAAGACGGAACACGCCGCCGCAGGGTGTTCCGCCTCCAGACACGCGTGATCGCCGCTTGAGCACGCGAGATCCGTCTCCAATCACGCGAGATCCGTCTCCAAGCACGGGAGGTCAGTGCGCGAAGGTGGTCAGGAACCGGTCCCGGAACGTGTCCATCCGCCAGACCGGCGCGTTCCGGTCCGGGTTCAGGCCCTCCTGCCAGTTCCACGCGGCGACCTTGCCGAGTACGGCCTCGTCCCGCGTGACGACGGTGATCGGGACGTCGCGATCCGCGCCTTCGCCCGCGACGATCGGATTCGGCTGGTGGTCGCCGAGGAACACCAGCACGAGATCGTCGTCCCCGTACGTTTCCACGTACGAGATGAGCGAGTTCAGCGAATAGGCGATCGAGTCGCCGTACGCGCCGCGCACCTTGGCGGGGTCGGTGAACACCTCGTCGGGCGTTTTCCCTTGCGAGGGCATGGGGTTGTAGATCGAACCGTCGCCGACGGCGGTCCAGTCGACCAGGCGGGGGAGCGGCGTCCACGGCCAGTGGCTGGTGACGAGATCGATTTCCGCCATCAGCGGCGGGCGGTCCTGTTTTCGACGTTCCAGTGTGCGTTCGGCGCGTTGGAAAGCCGAAAGCGTGAACTGGTCCGGCATCGTGGCGTAGGAGAACGGCGGGCCGTGGTACCCGATGCCGCGCGAGTCGTAGTAGCGGTCGTAGCCGTAGACCTTGCCCTCCGGCCAGTCCTCGGTGTGCGCCGGGACGACGCCGACGGTCTCCCAGCCCGCGCGTTCGAACGCGCCGCCGAGGGTGAACCGGTCGGTCTTCACGAAGTCGTCGTAGCGGTGCTGGCTGTCGACCCAGACCCCGGACTGGAACGTGGAGTGCGCGAGCCAGCTTCCCGCGCTCGTGGTCGGCGACGTCAGGAACGCGCTGCGCGAGCCGTACCCGGCGTTCTTCAGCCGCGCGGTCCCGGCGTCGAGAACCGCGTCGACCTTGGGCGCGATGTCGGAGTCCTGGACGGCCACCCGCCCGTAGCTCTCGATGAAGGTGAACAGGACGTCCTTGCCGCGCAAGGCGTTCAGCAGCCCGGACGGCGGAGTGCCGCGAAAGGCGTCGACGGAGACTTCCTCGGCGAAGGCCTGACGGTCGCGGATACCGGCCCGCACCTGGCGGAGGTCGTCGTAGGCGAAGGCGACAGCGCTGCGCGACGCGAGCGGCTGCCCCGGCGCGAGCTGCGCGCCGAACACCGCGCACACGATCCAGATCACGCTGAGCACGGCGACCACCCGGGTCGACGCGGTGCGGCGTCCGGCCACCACCCGGCTCAGCCGCAGCATCGCCAGCGCCATCAGCACGATCACGACCACGGCCAGCAACGCCAGCCCGAGGAACGACGCGATCGCGCCCGTCCGGCCGATCGACGTGCCGAGCAGGTCGACGCCGTTGCCGAGCACACCCCAGTCGAACACCGGGTTGAACCGCCGGTTCAGCGCGAGCCCGAAGCCGATGTCGATGGCCTTGACGACGGTCAGGAGCCCGAGGACCGCGCCGGCGGACAACGCGACCGTCCGCCGGGCGCCGTCGCGCAGCATGAGCACGACGGCCACCCCGAGCAGCGCTTCCACCGGCAGCCGCACGAACGCCTCCGGCGTCAGCCTGTCGAGGTCGTTCGGCACGAGCAGGGCGAACAGCACCAGGACCGAGCTCAGGGTCGTCACCGCGCTGGACGCGATTTCGCGGGCGGCCGTCCGGTCGCCCGGCAGGCCCACCAGGGCGGGACGCGTGAAAACGGTCAACGCAGGTTCCTTCCAGGGGACGGCCTTCATCGGGTTACACGGAATGCGGGACCGGTCGGTTCAACGGCCGGTAATCTGCGCCGGTGAGTGACGAGATCTGGGCCGCCCTCGCGGCGACACCCCTCGAAGAGGTGCGACGGCGTGCCGCGGCTGTCGACGCGATCACCGAGATCACGCCGATCGCGGTGGACGGTGCCGAGCGGTTCGCCTGGAACGACGGCGGCGGGCAGTCGGCCGTCTGGTATTTCACCCCGGACGGGCGTGCCCTGCTGCTGACCTTCGACCACGAGTCGGACCTGAACCTTTACGCCGAGGAGGACTACTCGGTGCAGGAGGCGCTCTATGGCGGCGTCCCCGAAGACCTCGTCGAGCTGGTGCGGAACCGTCCCGAGAACTACGAGTCCCTGAACCTCACGGACCAGGACACGGGAGCCACGATCCACTACGCCGGTGGCGTGTTCTGGTTCGACGGCGAGCGGTGGACGCAGGCCGAAGGCTTCGTCGAGCACTGCCGCCGGGAAGGCCTGGACCCGCTGAGCGAGTCGGGCTTCACCTACTGCCTCGGCGTTTACCGCTTCGGCGAGGAGTTCACTGGCTGACGTCCCGCTCAGCGCACGATCTTGGCCCGGTTGTGGCACCGTTTCAGGCATGAGTCTGCGCCTGGGCCCGCTGCTGCGGCATGTCGACGCGACCTCGGCGACGGTATGGGTCGAGACGGCCACCGCCGGTGAGGTCGAGGTCCTCGGCACGACGGCGCGGACGTTCGAGATCCGCGGCCACCACTACGCCCTGCTGGTGCTGACCGGACTGGAACCCGGCACGTGCACCGACTACGAGGTGCGCGTGGACGGTGAGAAGGTGTGGCCCGACAAGGGGTCCGAGTTCCCGCCCAGTCGCATCCGGACGTTGCCCGAGCACGAATCGCGGGTCCGGCTCGTGTTCGGCTCCTGCCGCAAACCGCACGACGGCGACGTCTACGGCCCGGACGCGCTGGCCGCGTACGCCCGCCGGATGGCGGACGGCGAGGAGACCGAATGGCCGGAAGCGTTGCTGATGCTCGGCGACCAGGTCTACGCCGACGAGACCACCGACGAAACGCAGGAGTGGCTGAAGCAGCGTCGGGACACCTCGAAACCGCCGGGCACCGAGGTGACGGATTTCGAGGAGTACACCCACCTCTACCTCGAAGCCTGGGGCGAACCGTCGATCCGCTGGCTGCTGTCCACCGTGCCGACGTCGATGATCTTCGACGACCACGACGTCCGCGACGACTGGAACACCTCCTGCGCCTGGCAGCGGCAGATGCGCGCGCAGCCGTGGTGGAAGGAACGCCTGCGCGGCGCGATCATGTCGTACTGGGTCTACCAGCATCTCGGGAATCTCGGCCCCGCCGAACTCGCCGAGGACTCGACCTTCCAGAAGGCCGTCACCTCCGGCGGTGACAACGCGGACCTGCTCGTCGCGTACGCCGACGAGGCCGACAACGAACGCGACGGCACCAAAGGCGCGCGCTGGAGTTACCGCCGCGACTTCGGCGGCGTGCGGCTGCTGGTCATCGACAGCCGGGCCGGCCGGATCCTCGCGGGCGGAACCCGGTCCATGGTCGACGACGACGAGTTCGACTGGATCGAGGAGAACGCCTCCGCGCCGTGCGACCACCTGCTCATCGGATCGTCGCTGCCGTGGCTGCTGCCACCGGTCATCTCCCACCTGCAGTCCCTGAACGAGCGGGCCTGCGAACGGCCAGGGTGGCGAGGACGGCTCGCGGAGAAGATCCGGCAGGCGGGCGACCTCGAACACTGGGCGGCGTTCCGCGCGTCGTTCGACCGGCTCGCCGCGATGATCGCCCGTGAGGGACGGCGGGAGGATCCGCCCGCCACGATCGCGGTGCTCTCCGGCGACGTCCACCACGCGTACATCGCCGAGGCGCGCTACCCCGAGCCGGTGACGTCGACGGTCTACCAGCTCACTTGCTCGCCGGTCCACAACGCGATGCCCCGGCAGCTCCGCGCGGCCTTCGCCGCCACCTGGTCGCCCCGGGTGGCGTCCCTCGCGCGCCGGTGGGCGGAGCGGGGCGGCGTCGAACCCCTTCCGCTCGACTGGCGGAAGACGTCGGGACCGTATTTCGGCAACGTGGTCGCCACGGTCGAGACCTCCGGCAGGTCCGCCGTCACGACCATCGAACAGGCCACCGGCGACGGGCTGATCGAGGTGGCTCGGCAGAGGCTGGCTTGAGCCGTTTTCGCGCTCGGTAATATCGCCGCGTGACCACCTCTGCCGAAACACTCGAGTTCCAGTCGGAGGCACGTCAGCTCCTCCAGCTGATGATCCACTCGATCTACTCGAACAAGGACACCTTCCTCCGCGAACTGGTGTCCAACGCCTCCGACGCGCTGGACAAACTCCGCCTCGAAGCCTTCCGCGACAAGGAACTCCAGGCGGATACCGACGATCTCCACATCGAGATCGAAACCGACCCCGAAAACCGCACCCTCACCGTGCGGGACAACGGAATCGGGATGAGCCGGGACGACGTCGTCGCGTTGATCGGCACGATCGCGAAATCCGGCACCGCCGAATTCCTGAAGAAGCTGAAGGAAACCAAGGATTCCGCGGCCTCGCAGGATCTGATCGGTCAATTCGGCATCGGGTTCTACGCCAGCTTCATGGTGGCCGACAAGGTCACGCTGCTGACCCGCCACGCGGGGTCGGACGAGGGCGTCCGGTGGGAGTCCGAGGGCGAAGGCACGTACACCATCGAGACGGTCCCGGACCTGCCGCAGGGCACGTCGGTCGTCCTGCACCTCAAGCCGGAAGACGCCGAAGACCAGCTCTTCGACTACACCTCGGCGACGAAGATCAAGCAGATCGTCAAGAAGTACTCGGACTTCATCACCTGGCCGATCCGGATGACCGAGGGCGAAGAGGTCGCCACGGTCAACTCGATGAAGGCGCTGTGGGCCCGTTCGTCGTCCGACGTCACCGAAGACGAGTACAACGAGTTCTACAAGCACGTCGCGCACGACTGGAACGACCCGCTGGAGACGATCCGGCTCCAGGCCGAGGGCACCTTCGAGTACCAGGCGCTGCTGTTCCTGCCGGGGCACGCGCCGCTCGACCTGTTCATGCGGGAGCGCAAACGCGGCGTCCAGCTGTACGTGAAGCGCGTCTTCATCATGGACGACTGCGAAGCGCTGATGCCGGAGTACCTGCGCTTCGTGAAGGGTGTCGTCGACGCGCAGGACCTCTCGCTCAACGTCTCGCGCGAGATCCTGCAGCAGGACCGGCAGATCCAGTTGATCCGCCGTCGCCTGGTGAAGAAGGTCCTCTCGACGGTCAAGACCCTGATGGCGGACGAGAACCCGTACAAGTACGAGACGTTCTGGAAGGAGTTCGGCCGCGCCGTCAAGGAAGGGCTGCTGGACGACCACGAGAACCGCACCGCGATCCTCGACATCTGCTCGTTCGCGTCGACCAACGACCCGGAGAAGCCGACGTCGCTGCGCGAGTACGTCGAGCGGATGAAGGACGGCCAGGAGCACATCTACTACCTGACCGGCGAATCCCGGCAGAGCATCGAGAACTCCCCGCATCTGGAAGCCTTCCAGGCCAAGGGGTACGAGGTGCTCGTGCTCACCGACCCGATCGACGAGATGTGGGTCGACGCGGTGCCCGGGTTCGAGGAGAAGCAGTTCCAGTCGGTCGCCAAGGGCGAGGTCGAGCTCGACGAGACCAGCGACGAGAAGAAGGAAGAGTTCTCCGGACTCCTGACCTGGCTGACGACTTCGCTCGCGGAGCAGGTCAAGGAGGTGCGGCTCTCTTCGCGGCTGACGACGTCGCCCGCCTGCATCGTCGGCGACACGAACGACGTCACCCCGACGCTGGAGAAGATGTACCGCGCGATGGGCCAGGAGATGCCGCAGATCAAGCGGATCCTGGAACTCAACCCGGACCACCCCCTGGTCTCCGGGCTGCGGTCCTCGTTCGCGGAGAACGGCGAGTCCGAGGGGCTCGCGGAGACCGCGGAACTGCTCTACGGCATGGCTCTGCTCGCCGAAGGCGGGGAACTGGGCGACCCGGCCCGCTTCACGAAGCTGCTGGCCAAGCACCTGCAGAAGACCCTGTAGGGCGGGGCTGAAGGGGACTTTCCCCGCATAAGACGCCACGAAGGGGCCCTTCACCGCATCACATGCGGTGAAGGGCCCCTTCAGCCCTCTACGGCCGGGTCCGCCAGAGCACCAGGATGAAGTACGGCGTCCCGACCATCGCGATGACCAGGCCCGCCGGGATCTGGGCTGGCGCGATGACCGTCCGCCCGAGAGTGTCCGCGACACTCACCAGCAGCGCCCCGAGCGCCGCGGCCACCGGGACGATCCGGCCGTGCCGACCGCCGACCAGCGACCGCGCCAGATGCGGCGCGACCAGCCCGACGAAGACGACCACGCCGATCGCGGACACCGCGGTGGCCGCCAGGATCCCGGAAGCCCCCAGGATCAGCAGCCGCGACCGCTCGATGCGCATCCCCAGCACCCGCGGCGTGTCCTCGTCGAGAGCGTGCAGGTCGAGCTCGCGGTGCTTGACCCACAACAACGGCGTCAGCGCGACGAGGGCCAGCGCCACCGGCACGACCTGCTCCAGCGTGCGGCCGTAAGTCGATCCCGAGAGCCAGGTCAGCGCCTTGGCCGAGTTCCACGGGTCGGAGACCACGATCAGCAGCGTGATCAGCGCCATCCCGGCCGACCAGACCGCGATGCCGATGATCACCAGCCGGTCCGAATCCAGCCCCGACCGCCACGCCAGCCCGTAGACCAGCAGGAACACCACGGTCGCCCCGGCGCCGGCGGCGCCCGCGATCGCCCAGGCGCCGGCCACCGGGACGATGGTGATCAGCGTGATCGCGCCGAGCCCGGCACCGGCGGTGATGCCGAGCAGCCCGGGTTCGGCGAGCGGGTTGCGGCTGACCGACTGGATCCCGCAGCCGGACACCGCCAGCGCGGCACCGGCCAGCAGCGCGGCGAGCACCCGCGGAAGTCTTTGGTCCAGCACGAAAGTGAGTGCGGTCCCGGTGTTGCCGGTGACCCAGTTCGCGAGGTCGCCGAGCAGCACCATCCGGTCGCCCAGCATCAGCCCGACGACCGGGATCACGGCGAGCAGCACCACCAGGACGGCGGAGATCAGCACGAGCCGCCGCTTCGATCCGGCGACCCCGACGCGTCCCGCCGGAGCCGGACGGCGCGAGCCACTGCCCCGGCCGCGCCGGGCCAGCCACACCATGACGACGGCGCCGACGATCGTGGTCACCACACCGGTCGGCACTCGTACGGCCGCGGCCGAGCCCATGATCGCCCGCAGCACGACGTCGGCGCCGAGCACCGTCACCACACCGACCAGGCCGGAAACCGGCAACAGCACGCGGTGCTTCGCGATCGGCAGCAGCAGCTTCGTGATCACCGGCGCGCTGAGCCCGACGAATCCGACCGGTCCGGCGACGGTCACCGCCGCCGCGGTCAGCGCGACGGTCAGCACGACCGCGCCGATCCGTGTCCGGCGGACCCGCAGGCCGAGGACGGTCGCGTTGTCGTCGCCGAGGGCGAGGACGTCGAGTTTGCGGCCCATCGCGACGAGCGCCACGACGGCGATCACCACGATCGGCGTCATCTGGCCGGTCGCGCGCAGATCGGACACGGTCAGCGAGCCGCTGCCCCACGCGAACAGCCCGGACGTCTCCTGCTCGAACAAGAGCAGCAGCAGGATGGTCACCGACTGGAGCGCCAGCAGCACCGCCGAACCGACGAGCACCAGCCGCGGGCTCGCCGAACCGCCGCCCGCCAGTCCGAGCACGACGACCGCCGCGGCCAGCCCGCCCGCGAACGCCGCCCCGCCCACCGGGACGAGCGGCAGCGAAAGCCCGAACGCGGAGATGGCGACCACGGCGAAATGCGCGCCCGCGTTGACCGCGAGCGTGTCGGGCGAGGCGAGCGGATTCCGCGCCACGGACTGCATTCCCGCGCCCGCGACACCGAGCGCGACCCCGAGCAGCAGCGCGGCGAGCAGCCGGGGGACGCGCGAACCCTCCAGTACCGCGAGGGTTTGCGCGTCGCCGTGGCCGAAGATCGCCTTCACCACGTCCAGCGGGCCGGACGTCGAAGTGCCCTGTGTCAGGTGGATGCCGGCGAGGACGGCGATCAGCACCACCAGCCCCGCCGACACCACCGCCGTGCGCACCGCCTGGGGCGCACGAACTTCCTTGGTCATCAGGCGGTGATGGCCTTCACGATCTGGTCGGCGGTGAAGATGATCGACTTCGGGCCGCCGAAGGTCCACGTGCCGGACTCCAGTTTGTGGATCTTCTTGGACACCACGAACGGCAGCCGCTGGTAGACGGCGTTCTGCGCGAGCCCGGTGGTGAAGACGTCCTCTTCGGAGGCGCTGTAGATCAGCACGGTCTTCGGGTCGGTGATCGCGGTCAGGCCCTCGACGTCGGTCTGGCCGAGACCCCACTGCGGGTCGACCTGGCCGGTCCAGACGTTCTTGAGGCCGACGGCCTCGGCGGTGTCGGAGACCAGCGAACCCTTGCCGAACGGGCGGATGCTGACGGTGCTGCCTTCGAGGTAGGCGTCGGCCATCAGGAACGGGGTGCCCGCGGCGCCCTTGCCCTCGACGGCCTTCTTGCCCTCGGCGAGTTTGGCGTCCATTTCGGACAGTTGCTTGTCCGCCTCGGCCTCCTTGCCGACCGTTTTGGCGATCAGCTTGAAGTCCTCGCGCAGGCGGTCGAAGTTGCGGCTCGCGTCGCTGGTCTTGGTGACCACGACCGGGACGTACTTCTCGATCTGCGGCACCAGCGGCGAGTCACGCTCCTCGGCGATGATGACGACGTCGGGGTTCAGCCCGACGATCGCGTCGACGCTGGGCTCGTTGCGCTTGCCGACGTCCTTGACCTCGGCGGTCAGCGGAACGGCCTTGTCCCAGACGTTGTAGCCCGCGACGTCCGCGGCGCCGACCGGCATGACACCGAGCGAAGCGACCATCTCGGCCTCGCCCCACTCGAGCGCGACGACGCGTTTGGCGGGCGCCTTGAGGTTGACGGCCTTGCCGCGCGCGTCGGTCACCGTGACCGGTCCGGTCGCGGCGGCTTCACTCGGCGCGGCCGCGGTGTTCTCGGTGGTGCCGCACGCGGACAGCAGCAGGGCCGCCGTCGCGACGAGGACGGCAGGGGTCAGCAAACGCATGGTTCTTCCTGGTTTCTCAGGCGGGCCTGGGCGAATGCCGCCCGAGTGGCCTGCAGTGGATCGCGCCCGTCACCGGGTCGTTCGCGACGTGGACGGTGACTCCGTAGGCCTGGGAGAGGTGCTCGGTGGAGAGCACCTGCCCGATGTCACCCGTGGCCACGATGGTTCCCTCGCTCAGCAGCACGACCTCGTCGGCGATGATCGCCGCGTGGTCGAGGTCGTGCAGTACCACGCCGACCGCGACGCCTTCGTTGGCGAGATCGCGGACGACGTCGAGGATCTCGACCTGATAGCGCAGGTCGAGATGGTTGGTGGGCTCGTCGAGCAGCAGGACCGACGTCTGCTGGGCGAGACAGGACGCGAGCCAGACACGCTGGAGTTCGCCGCCGGAGAGTTCGTCGACACCGCGTTCGGCCATCGGCGTCACGCCGGTCAGTTCCATCGCGCGGCGGATCGCGGCGGCGCCGTCGGTGTCGACCCCGCGCCAGCCCGAGCGGTACGGGTAGCGGCCGTAGGAGACGACGTCGCGTACGGAGACCCCGCTCGGGGTGGGCCGATGCTGGGTCAGCAACGTGACCTGACGGGCGAACTCCTTGCCGGACAACGCGTTCCCGCCCCAGACGGTGCGGTCGCCGAGGTGGACACTGCCCGCGCGGGGCTTGTGCAGCCGCGCCAGCGACCGCAGGAGCGTCGACTTGCCGGAGCCGTTCGGGCCGACCAGCGCGGTCACCGTCCCGGCGCGCAGCGACAGGGACACGCCGTCCACCACGGCCCGCTCATGGTGCGCGAGCACCAGGTCATGGCCGGTGAGCAGCGCGTCTTCCGTAGACATGAGGGGAGCCTAACCTAATCGGATGGCCGGACGGATGTCGTGAGTGACACAGAGCGCCGCGTGATTGTCCGGTTACCGCGGGCGCCCCGGCCGGTCCAGAGAAAATCCAGTCGTGGTCCGTAGCCTCCCGAGCGGAGAGGCGGGGGAGCGGATATGGAAGGTCTCTACAAACTGTTGTGGGACAGGGTGGACCACAACGCGCGACGGGCCGTCGACGTCTATCTGAGCGAGGTCCCCGATTTCCGGGCCGCGGCACGGGTGGACGGCGTCCGTGCTTCGATGCTGGACTTCGCGGTCCTGCTCAGACGTCGTGAGGTCGAACTCGCCGCCGACGGC contains these protein-coding regions:
- a CDS encoding helix-turn-helix transcriptional regulator is translated as MLETSARLLSLLSLLQTPRDWTGTELAERLEVSSRTIRNDVERLRALGYPVNATRGSVGGYRLGAGADLPPLLLDDEEAVAVAIGLRTAAGGTIAGVEETSLRALAKLEQVLPSRLRRRVNALQAYTIPVPRDEPGPRVDAKTLTVLTAACRDHEQLRFGYRAHDGSESVRKVEPYRLVNWGRRWYLVAWDLDRGDWRTYRVDRLTPRVPIGPRFTPRELPEDVTDRVRRGVSSAAWRYRADVTVHAPADEVTARINPAVGTVEAIDADTCVLHTGADSIETLAVHLGLLNHPFRVTEPPQLVDHLRTLADRFRDATR
- a CDS encoding sulfatase, with product MTVFTRPALVGLPGDRTAAREIASSAVTTLSSVLVLFALLVPNDLDRLTPEAFVRLPVEALLGVAVVLMLRDGARRTVALSAGAVLGLLTVVKAIDIGFGLALNRRFNPVFDWGVLGNGVDLLGTSIGRTGAIASFLGLALLAVVVIVLMALAMLRLSRVVAGRRTASTRVVAVLSVIWIVCAVFGAQLAPGQPLASRSAVAFAYDDLRQVRAGIRDRQAFAEEVSVDAFRGTPPSGLLNALRGKDVLFTFIESYGRVAVQDSDIAPKVDAVLDAGTARLKNAGYGSRSAFLTSPTTSAGSWLAHSTFQSGVWVDSQHRYDDFVKTDRFTLGGAFERAGWETVGVVPAHTEDWPEGKVYGYDRYYDSRGIGYHGPPFSYATMPDQFTLSAFQRAERTLERRKQDRPPLMAEIDLVTSHWPWTPLPRLVDWTAVGDGSIYNPMPSQGKTPDEVFTDPAKVRGAYGDSIAYSLNSLISYVETYGDDDLVLVFLGDHQPNPIVAGEGADRDVPITVVTRDEAVLGKVAAWNWQEGLNPDRNAPVWRMDTFRDRFLTTFAH
- a CDS encoding alkaline phosphatase D family protein; the protein is MSLRLGPLLRHVDATSATVWVETATAGEVEVLGTTARTFEIRGHHYALLVLTGLEPGTCTDYEVRVDGEKVWPDKGSEFPPSRIRTLPEHESRVRLVFGSCRKPHDGDVYGPDALAAYARRMADGEETEWPEALLMLGDQVYADETTDETQEWLKQRRDTSKPPGTEVTDFEEYTHLYLEAWGEPSIRWLLSTVPTSMIFDDHDVRDDWNTSCAWQRQMRAQPWWKERLRGAIMSYWVYQHLGNLGPAELAEDSTFQKAVTSGGDNADLLVAYADEADNERDGTKGARWSYRRDFGGVRLLVIDSRAGRILAGGTRSMVDDDEFDWIEENASAPCDHLLIGSSLPWLLPPVISHLQSLNERACERPGWRGRLAEKIRQAGDLEHWAAFRASFDRLAAMIAREGRREDPPATIAVLSGDVHHAYIAEARYPEPVTSTVYQLTCSPVHNAMPRQLRAAFAATWSPRVASLARRWAERGGVEPLPLDWRKTSGPYFGNVVATVETSGRSAVTTIEQATGDGLIEVARQRLA
- the htpG gene encoding molecular chaperone HtpG, whose translation is MTTSAETLEFQSEARQLLQLMIHSIYSNKDTFLRELVSNASDALDKLRLEAFRDKELQADTDDLHIEIETDPENRTLTVRDNGIGMSRDDVVALIGTIAKSGTAEFLKKLKETKDSAASQDLIGQFGIGFYASFMVADKVTLLTRHAGSDEGVRWESEGEGTYTIETVPDLPQGTSVVLHLKPEDAEDQLFDYTSATKIKQIVKKYSDFITWPIRMTEGEEVATVNSMKALWARSSSDVTEDEYNEFYKHVAHDWNDPLETIRLQAEGTFEYQALLFLPGHAPLDLFMRERKRGVQLYVKRVFIMDDCEALMPEYLRFVKGVVDAQDLSLNVSREILQQDRQIQLIRRRLVKKVLSTVKTLMADENPYKYETFWKEFGRAVKEGLLDDHENRTAILDICSFASTNDPEKPTSLREYVERMKDGQEHIYYLTGESRQSIENSPHLEAFQAKGYEVLVLTDPIDEMWVDAVPGFEEKQFQSVAKGEVELDETSDEKKEEFSGLLTWLTTSLAEQVKEVRLSSRLTTSPACIVGDTNDVTPTLEKMYRAMGQEMPQIKRILELNPDHPLVSGLRSSFAENGESEGLAETAELLYGMALLAEGGELGDPARFTKLLAKHLQKTL
- a CDS encoding iron ABC transporter permease, with protein sequence MTKEVRAPQAVRTAVVSAGLVVLIAVLAGIHLTQGTSTSGPLDVVKAIFGHGDAQTLAVLEGSRVPRLLAALLLGVALGVAGAGMQSVARNPLASPDTLAVNAGAHFAVVAISAFGLSLPLVPVGGAAFAGGLAAAVVVLGLAGGGSASPRLVLVGSAVLLALQSVTILLLLLFEQETSGLFAWGSGSLTVSDLRATGQMTPIVVIAVVALVAMGRKLDVLALGDDNATVLGLRVRRTRIGAVVLTVALTAAAVTVAGPVGFVGLSAPVITKLLLPIAKHRVLLPVSGLVGVVTVLGADVVLRAIMGSAAAVRVPTGVVTTIVGAVVMVWLARRGRGSGSRRPAPAGRVGVAGSKRRLVLISAVLVVLLAVIPVVGLMLGDRMVLLGDLANWVTGNTGTALTFVLDQRLPRVLAALLAGAALAVSGCGIQSVSRNPLAEPGLLGITAGAGLGAITLITIVPVAGAWAIAGAAGAGATVVFLLVYGLAWRSGLDSDRLVIIGIAVWSAGMALITLLIVVSDPWNSAKALTWLSGSTYGRTLEQVVPVALALVALTPLLWVKHRELDLHALDEDTPRVLGMRIERSRLLILGASGILAATAVSAIGVVVFVGLVAPHLARSLVGGRHGRIVPVAAALGALLVSVADTLGRTVIAPAQIPAGLVIAMVGTPYFILVLWRTRP
- a CDS encoding iron-siderophore ABC transporter substrate-binding protein, which encodes MRLLTPAVLVATAALLLSACGTTENTAAAPSEAAATGPVTVTDARGKAVNLKAPAKRVVALEWGEAEMVASLGVMPVGAADVAGYNVWDKAVPLTAEVKDVGKRNEPSVDAIVGLNPDVVIIAEERDSPLVPQIEKYVPVVVTKTSDASRNFDRLREDFKLIAKTVGKEAEADKQLSEMDAKLAEGKKAVEGKGAAGTPFLMADAYLEGSTVSIRPFGKGSLVSDTAEAVGLKNVWTGQVDPQWGLGQTDVEGLTAITDPKTVLIYSASEEDVFTTGLAQNAVYQRLPFVVSKKIHKLESGTWTFGGPKSIIFTADQIVKAITA
- a CDS encoding ABC transporter ATP-binding protein — translated: MSTEDALLTGHDLVLAHHERAVVDGVSLSLRAGTVTALVGPNGSGKSTLLRSLARLHKPRAGSVHLGDRTVWGGNALSGKEFARQVTLLTQHRPTPSGVSVRDVVSYGRYPYRSGWRGVDTDGAAAIRRAMELTGVTPMAERGVDELSGGELQRVWLASCLAQQTSVLLLDEPTNHLDLRYQVEILDVVRDLANEGVAVGVVLHDLDHAAIIADEVVLLSEGTIVATGDIGQVLSTEHLSQAYGVTVHVANDPVTGAIHCRPLGRHSPRPA